A stretch of Argiope bruennichi chromosome 10, qqArgBrue1.1, whole genome shotgun sequence DNA encodes these proteins:
- the LOC129987624 gene encoding speckle-type POZ protein-like — MGKTTWNLNIYPAGQKDVNRNINFFLYREEDDSTEAPINVKIQLDFLDKKGFSLEAFCIDHAFKKGEGYGCRSFAKKKEVFNTKRSIFLPQDTLTARCKMWIKGDVMTQDGQCFARTRMEVEKRSFLWNLENFSNLELEKKRNYIFKSPTNNEPLMSVELFVTEVENSDKSIRYALTVQDETILCANLRLCLVDASGNKIQCNQEDIWCSSVHERTEFTFPFTKKMLLANKNLFLPNDILSLDWEYAFSKGITLEEISYGSSSSEDSEADKTDLTNNDMVSPTISLIDTLKSFYVEKLLCDVQLRTRTGTFPAHKIVLSAAASVFQTIFSSKVNERENDCVDMEELDDDTVNRMLNYIYTSNVEDLTWKSASNLYEAASKYAILNLKNLCSSYLKDNLSPSNACEILLLSHNYSDNEMKEAVMDYIIEHGKEILNSEWRLLMNSNGKLAAEALYRLLCEN; from the coding sequence ATGGGCAAAACCacatggaatttaaatatttatccagCTGGACAGAAAGATGTGAACAGAAACatcaacttttttctttatagagAGGAAGATGATAGCACTGAAGCACctataaatgtgaaaattcagcTTGATTTCTTAGATAAAAAGGGTTTTTCACTTGAGGCTTTCTGCATTGATCACGCTTTTAAAAAAGGTGAAGGGTATGGATGTCGATCATTCGCTAAGAAAAAAGAAGTCTTTAATACAAAGCGATCGATATTTCTTCCTCAGGATACTCTAACGGCACGCTGCAAAATGTGGATAAAAGGTGATGTCATGACACAAGATGGCCAATGTTTTGCTCGCACTCGCATGGAAGTCGAGAAGAGATCCTTCTTGTGGAACCTGGAAAATTTTAGTAATCTTGAATTAGAGAAGAAACGCAACTATATTTTTAAGTCACCTACGAATAATGAACCGTTAATGTCTGTAGAACTGTTTGTGACAGAAGTTGAAAATTCCGACAAAAGTATTCGTTACGCACTGACTGTTCAGGATGAAACCATTCTGTGTGCCAATTTGCGATTGTGCCTCGTCGATGCTTCTGGAAATAAGATACAATGCAATCAAGAAGACATTTGGTGCTCTAGTGTCCATGAAAGAACTGAATTTACATTcccttttactaaaaaaatgctgttggcaaataaaaatttgtttctgccAAACGACATTTTGTCATTGGATTGGGAATATGCCTTTTCAAAAGGAATTACGCTCGAAGAAATTAGTTACGGAAGTTCCAGTTCAGAAGACTCCGAAGCTGACAAAACCGATCTGACTAATAACGATATGGTATCTCCTACGATCTCATTGATTGACACCTTAAAATCCTTTTACGTGGAAAAGTTGCTATGCGACGTTCAGTTAAGGACAAGAACAGGGACATTTCCTGCCCATAAAATTGTTCTTTCTGCTGCTGCTTCtgtatttcaaacaattttttccagCAAGGTGAACGAAAGAGAGAATGACTGCGTCGATATGGAAGAGCTGGATGATGATACAGTCAACCGAATGCTAAACTACATCTACACCTCAAATGTGGAAGATTTGACTTGGAAAAGCGCTTCTAACTTGTACGAAGCAGCGAGCAAATATGCCATCCTGAATCTCAAGAATTTGTGTTCTTCCTATCTGAAAGATAATCTCTCCCCGAGCAATGCATGCGAAATTCTGTTGTTGTCTCACAATTATTCCgataatgaaatgaaagaagCTGTAATGGACTACATAATAGAACACGGCAAAGAAATTTTGAACTCCGAGTGGAGACTATTGATGAATTCGAACGGAAAGTTGGCAGCAGAAGCCTTGTATCGTCTGCTTTGCGAAAACTGA